A stretch of DNA from Cryptomeria japonica chromosome 4, Sugi_1.0, whole genome shotgun sequence:
ataaactaaataattaaataaatagaaaaaataataataacaaaagtaataaaaataataatgatacaagaaaaatgaaaaaataaaagataaaataacAGCAAACAAGAATATGAAACAAAAAACCAAGTAAGAGACAACTAAACACCTACAAGATGAAACAAAAATAAGAAAGAGAGGTATGAAAAGACAACAAAAAGCGAAAACCTAGAGGAGCAAGAagcaaaagaaaggaaaaaatgtgAGAGAAAAAGAATGGGAACCGAGCCAAATAGAGGAAAAAAGACCAAATCAAATAAAACAAAACCACACAAACGAAGGTAGAGGTAGCTTGGAGGTTGGGGGGAGGGGGGGTAACCACGACAAATAGGAAGGGGGGAGAGGAGGGACAGGGGAAGGATTTAGGGGCCTAAGGTTTAAGGGAGGGGGGATGGTGCCTTTTGAGGTTGGACAACAAAGGATGCCAAGAGAGATTGAGGCTCCACCCGTTAAGGTTGGAGGGATGATTATGGATTACTATGGCTTCTTTGAGCTTCCTCTTGACAAAGTTGTCTTCTTTGAATAAGATCTTGGTGTTTTCAAGACAAATGCGATGTTTAGTTAAAGAGGACTGTTCGGTGAGGGCAAACTTGAGGACACGATCATGCTTAATGTCAGCGCTATGCTCCTTAATTATAGTATTGAAAGATCGACCCGTTTCACCTATATAAGGTGTGCCACATGAGCAAACCACCTAGTAGACCCCTAAGTCAAGTAATATGTCTTTGGGGTCTTTGAGGGAGGGGATCTgatttttcaacaaagaataggGTTTGAAAGCACATCTAATACCTTTCTTAAGAAGGATCTTATCGTTTTTTTGCAAAATGCTTTCAATATAGGGAAGGGAGGCAAATGGGAGGTCCAAAGATTTGGTCAAATTAGAGATGGAGAAGAAGCTAGATTTGGCTTGGTTGAGAATTGTAGCAATTTTCTTTCTAGAGTAAACATGTAATCTAAAGACATTATGAAGATGGTTTAATTCTTGGTTAAGGTGGTCTTCGTCACATATCCTATAGGCTCTAATggcaagatttttgagaacactAATTTTGTGAAATGGGTGGTGATGAGAAGAAGAGGGGAGGTACAGGTCGATGTGGGTGGCTTTGCGGAAAACTCGCGGACCTAGAGAGCCATCTGGTTTTCTCATAAGTAAAAAATCAAGGAACGAAAGTTGGTTATCAGATTCCAACTCCTTGGTGAAAGAAATGCAATGCGCTATGCTGTTGAGATGAGCATGGAACTCTACTAATTTATCCAGGCCATGGGGCCAACAGACATTAGTGTCATCCACATAGTGCTTCCACCATCTAGGCTTAAGCGAGAAAGAGTTGAGGGCAATTTCTTCAAATTGCTCCATGTCGAGGTTAGCTATAATGGGGGAGAGGGGGGAGCCCATAGCTACACCATCTACCTACTCATAAAAAGAGCCTAGGAAAGAAAAAAAATGTAGATCTTAAACATAATTCAACTAAGGAGGAGATTTCCTCATTAGTTTTACGTCTAATGATCTCAATAGAATCAAGAAGGGGGACCTTGGtgaaaagagaaacaacatcaaaacTGACTAAGAGGTCATTATTGTCTAGCTTCTTGTCCTTAACAAATTGAACAAAGTGAGAGGAATCTTTGATGAAAGAATTGGAAGAACCAAAAAGAGGGGCGATGATTTTGGCCAAGAAAGAAGCTAACTTGTAAGTCGGGGAGCATATGGTGTCAACAATAGGCCGTAGAGGGAGGGATACCAGCCTTATGAATTTTGGGGACACCATAAATGTGAGGGGTTACTTCTTTGGTTGGCAGAAGACGTTTCTTGGTCGAGTCATAGAAAGAAGAGCTCAAGATAGCAGATTTAACTTTTTTAAGAACAACGGAGCAAGGGTTGCAAGTAGAATTCTATAATTGTCACCATCTGAAAGCAAGCAAAGCATTTTATTGATATAGTTACTTGTATTGTTATATACATGATTTTTGTGTATATTTGTATTGTTATATAACTTATTGTAAGATGTCAAAATatattttacttttctactttCCTATTGGACACATTGAACCTCCTTTACTTTTCTACTTTCCTATTGGACACATTGAACCTCCTTTAGGTTCAAGTGCTAGTTGATAAATGTGTGTCCAAAATGCTGGATAGACATTACCCTTACTATTTTAGCAATTTGCAGCATAAAAAAGCAGCAATTTACTTATATACCAAGAGAAATTAAAACAATATTATTCAGCAATGTGCTGAAAGTTACAAGGCAaaatcatttaataaattaattgttCAATGAGAATACACTTTGATCATAATGAGAATTATGAAACGGATTGACACAAAATTGCAACTATTCCAACACAAGATTTATTCCCTTGGATCTAGTTGTGTCCATAAGTGTCACAAGTACAGTGATTAATCAAGCTGTGATCGAgctatggcaagaaacctaattcTTTTAGGTGTGTTTCTGCCCATAATGAGAATTATGCAGTAAGATGAGCTTTAATCCCTTTGCACTCTCATTACTCTTCTTTTTTGGTTCTTCATCACGAAGCAAAGAGTTCCTCATCATGCCAAAGTATGTCAACTTCCTTGTGACTCCTAAAGTTTTCCTGCTATTGCTGTTGTTGATGTCAGTCCAGTTGTGGCCATGCGCAGTGCTTTGTGACCACAAAAATCTCTCTGAATAAGGACTTACTAAACTTTGACAAAACTCCTTCGCATTTTCACATAACATTCCCTGTAATAAAAACATTAATTCATAGCTCAGAAAAATCCAACAAGCtacttttaaaaaattaaaatgcttAAATACCAATATATTGACAGAGATGCAGTGATTGAGAAACAAATCTGTTTTATTTAATCACCCGTTATTTCTCTGTCCAAGACaatgaaataaaattttaatagaAAATCCTTGCGCTTCTTAGAACAATCAATTCAATAACTTTTCCTGATGATACAAACTGTTTGCTGTATTTTCAAAGagattatttaaaatataaatatgaaaACGTCATTTGAGAAATTTTCAGTAGGTATAATATTGGATCTTCTTTTGTAGATAAGATGAACTCTTGACGCGTGGAATTCTGAATGATGCTATTAATAATGCAGAATTGGCACAAAGGATTATTATCCATGATGATAAATTCATTGACGAGTGGCAGAAGGAAAGTATCCTACCCAAGATGAGAGTGAAGAAAAGTCCTACCAGATACTGAAGTCCAAAGGAATGTTGGGGTTGAGATATCAGAGTTGCCACAAAGGATTGAGCATTCTCTATATCTAAATAATAAAGCCTGAGGAAATCTATTAATAGACTTCAAAATAAAATGACGCAAAAGATGCATAGTTGATACAGAGCATGATTCAAACCTACCCAAAAAGAGAGATGATTCAATTCTGGCTACTGATGAGGTCTCCCTATTGATGGGGTATGACACGGTCAACAAACAAACTTAACAACAAATATAGAAACAAGAAAGCACATAACAAACTGATGCAATCAACTTACTGTGCAATTCGCAACATAATGGTATCCTCAAAGAAATGAATCAAAAAAATAAGCAGGCAGAGATAAGAAATCTGCTTGGAATTCTTGGTTTGCATGAAGAAACTAATCTTTCATATGAATTTACCTCAGCCATAGCTTTGACTTTGAGAGCAACATCATTACTGAGAAGAACAACACGCCCACCATTTGCTAATCTTTTATAGAGCAAAGCACATTCAAGTATATGATCTTCTGCAGTAGGTGACAAAACATCTGCAAAGCTACCATAGGATGAGAAAGCAACTGAAGCAGAAGCATCATTGCTGCCACCACTTAGATTGGAATGAGGAGAAGCAGGAGGTGTGACACCAAATGAAAAACATTCTGCAGAGTTTTGCACATGAACCCACCAACCCTTATTTATCATGCATTCCTCAATCCATCTCAAAAACTCCTGAGCCTCCTTCCCTTTCTTTGACATATTTTGGCGTTTCAGACAATCTAATTCTCGTATAACTGCAAAAGAAGGATATGTAAAAATAAGAAAAGTACAACTAAATAAACCTATCACTTTGACTAACAAACATTTATGCATTCACACGCATTGAATAAAAGAACAATGAAATTTACCAATTCTAGGGATGATCAGTTGAGTCCCTTTGATGCCTTCCAGTTGCTTCAAAGCCTGTCTAGATTCGTCATGTATAAGACAGCCAGTATCTACCACCATATGCCATTTCGTCTTTGAGTCCGCCAGATTTGAATGTTGAACTACTCCAGGCATCTGAACCTAAACGAAACATCCAGTGCCAgtgaaaattttaaattaaaacgtGGATCACATAACATTACTCGTTGAAGCCATAGGGTTACCATATAGTAAACCAGGTTATCTCCTTGCATACGTAAACAAAAGAAATCTTGTGTAGAAGCATAAACAAAGAGGTCTCATACAGATTGACAAATTCACTACATCGTGCCTGAAATATAACTTCCAAAATTTTTAATGACACCACAAAAGATCAGCTGTGTGCTAAAGGAGAACTCCCGTGCAAGACTGGAAAACAATCAGTTGGATGGTGAGGCAATAAAACAATTCATTTGACACATTACAAGCGATTACAATGCAGCTTTTCTTTATATGCAGTATGAATATAGTCCAGAAAAGGATACACATGGATAGCGGTATACAAAATTTATATTGTGATCACAATACCAtcttaagaaaattttattcaGCATAGATGGACACGGAACGATATATTAACTGTCAACTGAAGAGCAAACATTTACAACACCTAGTATCTGGAATGTTCAACTTAAGCGTTTCTATCAGACTTTCATGAGTCATCACAATCTTGGCACTAAAGGCCTACTTTCTGAAGAGGAAAAACTTACCATAAGAATCTCATTCTTActtatataactgaagaaggaaacATATTTTTTCTACAGTAACAACAGAAAACATTACAGCGGTTCCAGTCTTGGATATAGCTTAAACAGAAATATACTATGTGTCAGAATTTGTGCAACAGATATGGATTACCATATACAAACACAACAAACTAATAAGACCCTATGTATAAAAAAAGGGATATGCAGCAAAAATACAGTTTGAAGCAGTGATCTAAGATATTCTGTTCATGTTATTCAGAGCAACCCCAAATTCTCTCATCATGTTGCTATAAGCAAGCGTACGAGTTCCATCAGGAAAATACAAAACTCAGATGTGTCAAAACAAAGTTTTGATGCAACACTATAATAAAAGAAAAGCTTGATTTCCTAATCTGTATGAAAATGTATAACATCGGAACAGGCCCATTAATATTGACCTTCATAGGAAGGAAAAGTTGAAAAATTACCTCAGAGTGTAAGCCCCGGTGATTGTCCATGCTTCTGTTAGTATTCTTCGAGGAAGAACTTATGGTCGGTCTGCTGTTCACCCTTGAATTCTGGGAAAGAGATTGAAATGGTGCCCTCCCTGTATCTGTTTGAAGAAGATGAGTGTCTTGGTCCACTCTACCAATCTTCCTTGCAGTTGTTTTTGAAGCTTGGCATGAAACTTTTGGAGTCAAATTCTCCTTGTCAGATGGATAAAAGTCATCGTCATCTGGACTAAATCCAGTTGAAGAGGACCCATGAGCACTAATTTCTGGTAACAATTCTTGCAAAATAGACTCTCTCTTCTTTTCACCAAGAACCCTGTTTTTCTTGTCACATCTCACATTTTTTCCCTTAAGGATGATTTCAGCACTTGAATTTTCTTTTAGAATTCGTTTTTGCTTTGTCATTTTTAcctggttttccttcattttcttaGGTTTTAAATTCATTTCCATTCGACCTGTCTGCAAGCAGATAAGATTACCATCTTTTTGCCTTCTTGACCAAAGGTTTGAAGCTCCTATACCTAGGTTTTTTTCCCTTGCACAGCTCGTATTCTCCAGCACCAGGGTCATGTCAGCATCAGATACCGCAGCGAAGTAATCCAGATGAGATTGAGATTCCGGAAGTGGAGGTGCTGATGGTTGTACAGGCTTCCATGGGACTGATTCAACAAGTCCCACATACTCCTCTTCCAGTAAGAATTGTTTCTTATTTTTATCAACAAATTCACAATTCTGTTCGTTGGGCTCAGAAAAATCATCCAACATAACTTGATCCTATAGAAAAGACAAATTTAGAATAAGCCAACATCTACTAGAAAATTCTAGAGCACTTTTCTTGAAACAATAGTGTTAATGGATTTACCAGGTTCTTGGGCTCTGATTCAATAACTTTGACATCACCCTCTTTCATTGAGGTTTGTTCCATGTTTTCTTTATCAAAACTGCTCTCTTGTTTATTGCGTTCCAAAATGGCATCGGACAGGATTGGGGTCTATAAAAATCGTCATAGAGAGTAATTTAGTTACAATCACTTgaacatcctaacaaacaaataagaaaataaagagaatGATTTTTCATGATATATAACAGGTTAGAAACATAAATACTGTACCAGATTACTGGGGACAAGTGTATCAGCTCCAAAATAATTTTGTTTCTTTATGACCTGTTCCTTGTTTTCATTGGCAATTTCACACTCCTGTTTGTTGGGTTCAGGAACACTCTCCAAAAGTATTGGGGTCTTTATTGGATTACTTGGGTTGGGTTCAACAACTTCAGCAGATCCATGTTCCTCTAAGGCTTGTTCTTTGCTTTCATTTGCAAATAAACACTCTTGTTTGATGATTTCGGAAGCACTTTCCAAAATGACTGGACGCTTTACTGAATTGATTGAGACAAATGTAACTGCTTCGACATGTCCATGTTCCTTTAAGACCTGTTCCTTGTTTTCACCTGCAAATTCATGTACACATACCTGTTTTTTGCATTCAGAAACACACTCCATAAAGATTGGAATCTCTACTGGATTACTTGGAACAGGTTCAATAACTTCAGCATGCCCAAGTTCCTTTAAGGCCTCTTCCTTGTTTTCACTAGGAAATGAGCCCTCCCCTTTGTTGCATTCAGGTACACTCTCCATATAGATTGGGGTCTTTATTGTATTATTTGCGACAGACTCAACAGGTTCAACATGTTCGCATTCCTTTAAGATCTGTTCCTTGTTTTCATGAAAACATGTACCCTCCTGTTTATTAGGTTCAGAAATGTTCTCCAAAAAGCTTGGGGTGTTTACCCTATTACTTAGGACAGACTCAACAGCTTCAACATGGCCGTGTTCCTTATTTTCACCAGAAAATGCAAGTGTCTGGTTTTCGAGTTCAGAACATGTACCCTCCTGTTTATTAGGTTCAGAAATGTTCTCCAAAAAGCTTGGGGTGTTTACCCTATTACTTAGGACAGACTCAACAGCTTCAACATGTCCGTGTTCCTTTATGACCTGTTCCTTATTTTCACCAGAAAATGCAAGTGTCTGGTTTTCGAGTTCAGAACATGTACCCTCCTGTTTATTAGGTTCAGAAATGCTCTCCAAAAAGCTTGGGGTGTTTACCCTATTACTTAGGACAGATTCAACAGCTTCAACATGTCCGTGTTCCTTTAAGACCTGTTCCTTAATTTCACCAGAAAATGCAAGTGTCTGGTTTTTGAGTTCAGAAACATGCTCCATAAAGATTGGAATATTTACTGGATTACTTAGGACAGACTCAACAGCTTCAACATGTCCGTGTTCCTTTAAGACCCGTTCCTTATTTTCACCAGCAAATGCAAACGCCTGGTTTTTGGGTTCAGAAACATGCTCAATAAAGATTGGAATCTTTACTGGATTATTTTGGGCAGGTTCAATAACGTCAGCATGACTTTGTTCCTTTAAGAACAGTTCCTTGTTTTCACCATCAAATGCACACTCCTGTCTGTTGGCATCAGAAACACTCTCCAAACTGTTCAGGCACCTTAATTCAGGAGCACCCACATTTCCATGTTCTTTGAAGACTTGTTCATTGTTTTCACTAGCAAATGAACCCTTCCCTTTGTTGAATTCAGAAGCACTCTCCAAATAGATTGGGATCTTTAATGTATTATTTGGAACAGACTCAAGAAATTTAACGGTTTCATGTTCCTTAAAGGCATGTTCCTTGTTTTTAGCAAAAATTGTAGGCTCCTGTTTATCAAGTTCAGAAACATTCTCCAAAAGGATTGGAATCTTTACCGGATTATTTAGGAGAGGTTCAATAACTTCAGTATGACCGTGTTCCTTCTCCTTGTTTTCACCATCAAATGCACACTCCTGTCTGTTGGCATCAGATACACTCTCCAAACTGTTCAGGATCCTTAATTCAGTAGCACCAACATTTCCATGTTCTTTTAAGACTTGTTCATTGTTTTCACTGGCAAATGAACCCTTCCCTTTGTTGCATTCAGAAGCACTCTCCAAATAGATTGGGGTCTTTAATGTATTATTTGGAACAGACACAAGAGCTTCAACATTTTCATGTTCCTTTAAGGCCTGTTCCttgttttttccaaaaaatgtacgCTCCTGTTTATCAAGTTCAGAAACATTCTCCAAAAGGATTGGAGTCCCCGTCTGTggaaaaaacaaagaaatatgagGCAAATGATTGATAAATAAATTGAACATAATAGAGAAAACGAAAAGAGACAAAGAATAATTTTCATAAAAGAGAGACTGTAAGAGTAGTACCCTAGCAGCATTTTTACTGAATTCTAGGGGACGATAGGTTCAACAGTGTTAACACTTGTCATTAAATCAACAAACCTGTTTGGTGGGTACAAAAACAATGTCCCACGAAACTTTTAGTAAGCAAAGTATGTTAAGAGTATATCCCTGTAGTCTTTACGGGTTCATTTTTTGTGAAAGTCACAACAGAGGTATAAATGGTTGTATCATTGTACCATATTTTTAATGATTGTATCATTGTACCATAATTCTAGAATTTGATTCAATAGCTGACCTTGACACATGTCCCTCTTCTGTTAaggtttgttctttgttttaatcTGTTTCTTAGATTCAGAAATATCATCCACAAAGATTGGGTTCGATAGGAAAAGGACATTTTTGGAAAATTATTTAACAAATAAACTTCAGCAGGCATTTAAATGATGAAGACATAACACAGACTTGTCATAAAACAGAGAATAGCAGGTATGCTTTATGAGGTAATAAGTTCAAAGTGAAAGCAGAGGTGCGCATGTTTCTACCAGAGTCGAGGGGATGGACTTTAGATTCATCATATACCTCTTTGAGAATTGTTCCTTGATTTCATCAGTGAATCCACACTTTTTTTGTTGGGATCAGAAACAATGGCTTACAAGATTAGGCTCTATTAAAAGGGCATGTCAAAAGTTAGTGCGTTCAATCActtctttaattttattttagatGATTTTAGAAAGTACATTGGAGGAAGCAGAGCATATTACAGAGAATCCTTGCGGTCTTATGatataaatatattcataaaaCTCTTGAACACAATACTACACAAAACTATAACAAAGAAACAGAGCCTACTAGAGAGTATCCTTGTAGACTTTTTgacaaaaatatttcatcatagTTTTAGTTTGACCAGGTTGCTAAGGACAATAAATTCAACAGCTTTGAATAATTCCTTTCGCTTTGAGGCTAGTTCCTTATTTTCATCGTTATGTCCACACTTTTGTTTGTAATTTTCAGAAACAATGTCTAACAAGGTTGGGGTCTACAAAAATGGCGTATtcagaataaataattaaattgaacaCTTTAAAAATGTAATTAAATTTGTTAAGGGAAAGCACAACACATTAGAGAGTATTCTTGTGTTCTATGAGATTTTTTTAATAAAGTACCAACACAAGTAATGTTTGTTCTGTGTTTCTAGAATTTGATTCAATAGATCCCTCACATTCCCCTTCCTTGTTCATTATTATAAACATCAAAAAGAACAATTGCCATAAAACAGAGGAGCTTGAAGAGTATTCCTATGCAAAGAAAATACATTAGTGCTTGTTCATTATTATAAACATCAAAAAGCACAATTGCCATAAAACAGAGGAGCTTGAAGAGTATTCCTATGCAAAGAAAATACATTAGTGCTTGTTCATTATTATAAACATCAAAAAGCACAATTGCCATAAAATAGAGGAGCTTGAAGAGTATTCCTATGCAAAGAAAATACATTAATGCTTATGGATGTACCAGATTCCTGGAGATGGATTCAACAGCATTGGCATGTCGCTCTTCTATTGAGTCTTGttcttcattttcatcattaaatcCATAGTTCATTTCATCGGGTTCAGAAACAATTCTAGATGAGGTCGGGGTCTTTAAGAAAGCATATCAAGAGGTGATACTTTAAAAACCACATCAAATTTCTAATAAATAATGAGAAAGAGATTAAGTTTTCAGGAACCAGAacatgtttgaaattgtttatgggaTCTGTATGAgacaaaatatttattaaaatgctTGAACATGCTACAGAAAAATGAAAAAGACCAAAGAAATTCATAAAACAGAATCTATTGAGAGAGGATCTTATCGGCTTTTTGATTGCAAAGATTTTTCAAAGTCGAAGAGAAGGGATCTTGTTAATACCATGGGGGAGTCAACAGCTTTGTCATATGTTTCTTCCTCGAAGACTTGTTCTTCGTTTGCATCACTATATCCGCACTCCTATTTTTTGTATTATATTTATGGTTAGTATTACAATAAATGCTTAAATTTCCAACAAAAACAGAAAAGAGAATTTTTTTAGGAAGGAAAGCATGTTAGAGAGCATCCTTGTGGTCTTTATATAATATGACAGTAATAATAGAGGTACCAAGGTTGTACCATATTCCAAGAATTTGATCCAGCAGCTCCCATTTGCCCACACTTCTCGTTTGCTAAGTCTCGTTCTTTGTTTTTGCCATCAGATGCACACTCGTGTTTGTTGGGTCCATAAACACTTTGCAGAAACTTTGGGGTCTATAAAACAAAGACATTGAGAATAAACATAAGCATGCTGACTTAAAAATGTAAAATAACCAAAGAGTAACTTTCACAAAACGGGACAATATTAATAGAAAGAATATAAGAAGAATGttcacaaatttaaacaatttaaaaCAAGTCAATGGGAATGTAGAGGCCTtggaagaaaaagataaaaattactgTGTTAGTGCAGAAATTTCTTCAATTAAAGTTCAATATTTATGGAAG
This window harbors:
- the LOC131060357 gene encoding uncharacterized protein LOC131060357 isoform X1 codes for the protein MAVKEEEKEAFVPSLCVFKNGTFLNSIFLSDPELEENEEEDNGVTHEKILKMGRHPDCDIVVDHPSISRWHLQIQLQKSSQELLLTDLSSVHGTFVCGHRTTPKLPITLRLNDTFRMGASTRVYKFQWLPYPSEEEEDCPTPKFLQSVYGPNKHECASDGKNKERDLANEKCGQMGAAGSNSWNMECGYSDANEEQVFEEETYDKAVDSPMTPTSSRIVSEPDEMNYGFNDENEEQDSIEERHANAVESISRNLTGTPILLENVSELDKQERTFFGKNKEQALKEHENVEALVSVPNNTLKTPIYLESASECNKGKGSFASENNEQVLKEHGNVGATELRILNSLESVSDANRQECAFDGENKEKEHGHTEVIEPLLNNPVKIPILLENVSELDKQEPTIFAKNKEHAFKEHETVKFLESVPNNTLKIPIYLESASEFNKGKGSFASENNEQVFKEHGNVGAPELRCLNSLESVSDANRQECAFDGENKELFLKEQSHADVIEPAQNNPVKIPIFIEHVSEPKNQAFAFAGENKERVLKEHGHVEAVESVLSNPVNIPIFMEHVSELKNQTLAFSGEIKEQVLKEHGHVEAVESVLSNRVNTPSFLESISEPNKQEGTCSELENQTLAFSGENKEQVIKEHGHVEAVESVLSNRVNTPSFLENISEPNKQEGTCSELENQTLAFSGENKEHGHVEAVESVLSNRVNTPSFLENISEPNKQEGTCFHENKEQILKECEHVEPVESVANNTIKTPIYMESVPECNKGEGSFPSENKEEALKELGHAEVIEPVPSNPVEIPIFMECVSECKKQVCVHEFAGENKEQVLKEHGHVEAVTFVSINSVKRPVILESASEIIKQECLFANESKEQALEEHGSAEVVEPNPSNPIKTPILLESVPEPNKQECEIANENKEQVIKKQNYFGADTLVPSNLTPILSDAILERNKQESSFDKENMEQTSMKEGDVKVIESEPKNLDQVMLDDFSEPNEQNCEFVDKNKKQFLLEEEYVGLVESVPWKPVQPSAPPLPESQSHLDYFAAVSDADMTLVLENTSCAREKNLGIGASNLWSRRQKDGNLICLQTGRMEMNLKPKKMKENQVKMTKQKRILKENSSAEIILKGKNVRCDKKNRVLGEKKRESILQELLPEISAHGSSSTGFSPDDDDFYPSDKENLTPKVSCQASKTTARKIGRVDQDTHLLQTDTGRAPFQSLSQNSRVNSRPTISSSSKNTNRSMDNHRGLHSEVQMPGVVQHSNLADSKTKWHMVVDTGCLIHDESRQALKQLEGIKGTQLIIPRIVIRELDCLKRQNMSKKGKEAQEFLRWIEECMINKGWWVHVQNSAECFSFGVTPPASPHSNLSGGSNDASASVAFSSYGSFADVLSPTAEDHILECALLYKRLANGGRVVLLSNDVALKVKAMAEGMLCENAKEFCQSLVSPYSERFLWSQSTAHGHNWTDINNSNSRKTLGVTRKLTYFGMMRNSLLRDEEPKKKSNESAKGLKLILLHNSHYGQKHT
- the LOC131060357 gene encoding FHA domain-containing protein PS1 isoform X2, which codes for MAVKEEEKEAFVPSLCVFKNGTFLNSIFLSDPELEENEEEDNGVTHEKILKMGRHPDCDIVVDHPSISRWHLQIQLQKSSQELLLTDLSSVHGTFVCGHRTTPKLPITLRLNDTFRMGASTRVYKFQWLPYPSEEEEDCPTPKFLQSVYGPNKHECASDGKNKERDLANEKCGQMGAAGSNSWNMECGYSDANEEQVFEEETYDKAVDSPMTGTPILLENVSELDKQERTFFGKNKEQALKEHENVEALVSVPNNTLKTPIYLESASECNKGKGSFASENNEQVLKEHGNVGATELRILNSLESVSDANRQECAFDGENKEKEHGHTEVIEPLLNNPVKIPILLENVSELDKQEPTIFAKNKEHAFKEHETVKFLESVPNNTLKIPIYLESASEFNKGKGSFASENNEQVFKEHGNVGAPELRCLNSLESVSDANRQECAFDGENKELFLKEQSHADVIEPAQNNPVKIPIFIEHVSEPKNQAFAFAGENKERVLKEHGHVEAVESVLSNPVNIPIFMEHVSELKNQTLAFSGEIKEQVLKEHGHVEAVESVLSNRVNTPSFLESISEPNKQEGTCSELENQTLAFSGENKEQVIKEHGHVEAVESVLSNRVNTPSFLENISEPNKQEGTCSELENQTLAFSGENKEHGHVEAVESVLSNRVNTPSFLENISEPNKQEGTCFHENKEQILKECEHVEPVESVANNTIKTPIYMESVPECNKGEGSFPSENKEEALKELGHAEVIEPVPSNPVEIPIFMECVSECKKQVCVHEFAGENKEQVLKEHGHVEAVTFVSINSVKRPVILESASEIIKQECLFANESKEQALEEHGSAEVVEPNPSNPIKTPILLESVPEPNKQECEIANENKEQVIKKQNYFGADTLVPSNLTPILSDAILERNKQESSFDKENMEQTSMKEGDVKVIESEPKNLDQVMLDDFSEPNEQNCEFVDKNKKQFLLEEEYVGLVESVPWKPVQPSAPPLPESQSHLDYFAAVSDADMTLVLENTSCAREKNLGIGASNLWSRRQKDGNLICLQTGRMEMNLKPKKMKENQVKMTKQKRILKENSSAEIILKGKNVRCDKKNRVLGEKKRESILQELLPEISAHGSSSTGFSPDDDDFYPSDKENLTPKVSCQASKTTARKIGRVDQDTHLLQTDTGRAPFQSLSQNSRVNSRPTISSSSKNTNRSMDNHRGLHSEVQMPGVVQHSNLADSKTKWHMVVDTGCLIHDESRQALKQLEGIKGTQLIIPRIVIRELDCLKRQNMSKKGKEAQEFLRWIEECMINKGWWVHVQNSAECFSFGVTPPASPHSNLSGGSNDASASVAFSSYGSFADVLSPTAEDHILECALLYKRLANGGRVVLLSNDVALKVKAMAEGMLCENAKEFCQSLVSPYSERFLWSQSTAHGHNWTDINNSNSRKTLGVTRKLTYFGMMRNSLLRDEEPKKKSNESAKGLKLILLHNSHYGQKHT